Within the Chloroflexota bacterium genome, the region ACTCGTGCCGACGGCGCGGGTGACGGTAGGCCACGGCCAGATGGAATCCGACCGCCTGGAGAAGGTGATGCACGCCTTCGTGCAGGGCGAGTTCGACATTCTGGTCAGCACAACCATCATCGAGAACGGCCTGGACATCCCGCGCGTGAACACCCTCATCGTCAATGACGCCTGGCGCTTTGGGCTGGCGCAGCTCTACCAATTGCGGGGACGCGTGGGCCGCGCCGACGTGCAGGCCTATTCCTACTTTCTCTATAACCCGGTGAAGCAACTTTCGGAAGAGGCCGAAAAGCGGCTGGACGCCATCATGGAAGCTACGGAACTGGGGGCAGGCTTCAAGATCGCGCTGCGGGACCTGGAGATTCGCGGCGCCGGCAACCTGCTGGGATCCGAGCAGCACGGCTTTGTGAACGCCGTGGGCCTCAACCTCTACACGAAGATGCTCCAGCAGACGGTGCAGTCCATGCTCGGCCAGAAGCCCAAAGAAGACTTGCCGCCGGAGCAAGCCCTGGAGACCGTTGTCGATCTGCCGCTTGCCGCCTACATACCGGACGAATACGTGGGCGGCGTGGGCACCAAGATGAAGCTCTACCAACGGGCGGCTGCGCTGAAGGGCAGGGCGGATACGGAAGCCTTTGCCGAAGAACTCCGCGACCGGTTCGGACCCCCGCCGCCGGCGGTGAAGAACATCCTGGCGCTCTTGCGGCTTCGTGCCCGCGCGGCGGAGAACGGCATCCTCTCGCTGGCCTTCGAGGACGACGTGCTCGTGATCCGCTTCCGCGAGGAGCGCGTGTTCGACCGCATGCGCGTTTTCAAGGAGTTTGGCAGCGACGTGCGCCTGACCCGCAACGTGGTCCGCTGGCACGTGGGACGTCAGGAAGAGAAATGGCGCGACGGCTTGGATGCGCTGCTGGAGGTGCTGCTGGAATCGAAGGTGCTGGTGGGAACGCATCGATAAGGCCGCGGCCTACACGACCTGCCGCTCTTCCTGCCGGCGGTTGCCATGATCCCCTGTCTGCAACGGCGTATGACGTCGATACGCTGCTTCGAGGTTCAGCCAGAAGTCCGCGCCCGTGCCGAACGCATCGCCAAGTTCTCTGGCTATGTCCGGTGAAACGCAGTGCTTGCCAGCGATGATCTCATCTATGAGGCGCGCAGTACGACCCATGATGTTTGCCAGGTCGGTGCGCGACCAACCGCGAGACTCCAGTTCGTCCTGTATGAATTCCCCAGGTGGAAACGCCTCAGCTACCGTCCTCTTGGGCATGTGATAGTGCCCTCCTCTTTGCTGCTATCTCAGTGATAGTCTTCGATCGCAATCACTACGACAATCTTATTGGGCGGCTTTCCTTCATACTCAACTATTAGCCGGAATTGGTTATTCAAGCGCATAGAGTGCTGATGGCTGCGCGCGCCTGCTAATTTCTCGTAGTGAAAGGACTTCAAACGGTAGAATACCCGCTCGTCGGAGGCTGCGCGTATAGCCTGCATACGTTTGCGAAACGCTCTCACTACCGCTCGCGGCCATCTTCCACGGAAAGAAAGTTCGGTCTCCAACCTTGCTAGGGCGTTGTCCGCGAAGCGTACGTCCATCGTGATGCTTGCTTTTCCGATCTTTCAAGTATGATTATTACACTATCCTGAGTAGGATAACAAACGCAGGAGTATAAACTGCCATGAAGAAGAGGGCGGTTACGTATTCTGCGGAATGGGTTTGGTCTCTACTACGCTGTGGGAAGATATGTGATGACATCTAGAATGAGGCCGCCAAGAACGCTAACGTGTTCACACGCCCTGCGCAAGCTCGCAGCAAACCGATTGCAACTCAAGCGTCTCGGCGTAGAGAAGATCGCGCTCTATGGGTCGGTGGCACGAGATGAGGCCACTCCGCAGAGTGACGTGGATGTGCTGGTAGAGTTGGCCGAATCGTTTCTGACGCTGGTAGGCTACATGGACCTCTGTTTCTATCTGGAGGAGCTCTTCGGACGACGCGTTGACGTAACGACCTTCCGCAGCATCAAGCCCCACATGCGAGACCGCGTGTTGGCCGACGCCGTGTATCTGGAAATGCGAGAAGACGAGCCGGTAGGGTCCGGTTCTTGATGGAAAAGTAAGTACCAGCCACTCTCTCTGTCGTTAAATGAATAAACACCCGGGCAATTGACCCGGGTGTTTTGTTTTGTCATGTCAGTGTTTGCAATACACCGCAGCTTGTCTCATTCGTGTTAACAGTATACCACCTTGACGGTACACGCGCACATGTGCCGCCAAAACGGGGTATGTTGGACGGATTCTTTACGAATTTCGCCTGCCGCGTATACTGGCTGTTTTGTGCCCCGCACTGATGCGCAGGGCTAGGCGATCCACTCTCTGAAACGGCCGGACGGGCGTTTGTCTCGTCGCGAATCACCCTCACCCCGGCCCTCTCCCATCAAGGGAGAGGGTGAAAGAGGGTCTTGGCGACGAGCAGCCGCTTCGCCCCAAAGACAAACAGTGTGCTTCACGTCGGTGGACAACGGTCACGTCCGCAGGCAGAAGGGGGAAAGTCGACGGGCAGCCGCTCCATCCAATGGAGAGTAAAGCTCCGTCATGTCAGGAGCAGTCGCTCCACCAAAATGAGGGAACAACCAGAGCCTCTTGACCCACCCTTATCGCAGCGGTCGGCGTCGCCAGCCCGATGCCACCGCTGTTGTTCCTCGAAAGGAGGGCTTACTAACGCGGAGTAGCAAACTGATTTCAGGAGGGTATACCATCAAGCGAAACCATACGACCTACCAAGTTGTCACACGGCAACTGCGCGCCCATTGGCACCTCATCGCGGGCATCATCGCGCTTGTCATCGTGAGCACTAGCGTTAGTCTCGTCACTCCATTGCTCGTCAAGCGCCTCATCGACGAGGCGATTCCTACAGGCAATGTTGCCTTGATTGTGCCGTTGCTAATTGGCATTATTGCTTTTCCGCTGATCACAATGGCGCTGGGGGCGGTGCAAAACTACCTGCGCGCCAACATTGGCGAAGCGGTCTCGCAGTCGCTCCGGCGGGCGCTCTTCAACCATACCTTGTACGTGAAGATGCAAGACCTTGAGCGAATCGCAAGTGGGCGCATCATTCGCACCATAACCAAAGTCTGTGGCGAAATCGGCGAGGTGTACGTGAGCAATGAGTTGCTCCCCATGTTCACGAACGCCGTGCTCTTGCTAGGAACGCTGGGCGTCATGTTCTTTCTCAACGGCCGTTTGTTGCTGGTCAGCCTGATCGCCTTTCCGCTTTCCTACCTCTTTGCGCAACGGATGCAGCACTATGCGGAAGCAATGGACGGGGAATTGCACCAGAGCAGAGAACATGCCATGAGCTACCTGCAAGACGTGATTCCCGGCATGCGCACCATCCGTGCCCACACTGCGGAGCCGCATGAGAAAGCGCGGTGGCTGGAGTGGATCAAGGCCGACTGGCGCATCAAAGCAAAGATCGTTACTTTCCACAACCTGGTGTTAACGCTGCCGCTGGACCTCATTCAGAACTTCGCGGTTGGCTTAGTGTACGGCTACGGCGCATACGAGGTGATTAACGGTCGGCTGAGCATCGGCGGCTTGGTAGCCTTCATCATCTACGTGCCGCGCGCCTATATCGCATTGGAGGGCATCTTGGACGGCTACATAAGCACCGGCCAGGCCAAAGCCGCTGCCGGGCGGATCGACTCGCTGCTCAGTCTCCCGAGCGAGAATGACGAATCCGTTCGTGCTTCGAAAGGGCCTGTGCTGAGCTTGTCGAGGGGCTCAGCACGAACGGATTCACATGATGCGGTAACCGCACAAGACACAACTAGTCCAAGCGGCGCCACCATCGAATTTTCAGATGTCTCTTTCGACTACGGCCGGGAGGGTTTCGGTCTGGAAGATGTGTCTTTTC harbors:
- a CDS encoding transcriptional regulator; amino-acid sequence: MPKRTVAEAFPPGEFIQDELESRGWSRTDLANIMGRTARLIDEIIAGKHCVSPDIARELGDAFGTGADFWLNLEAAYRRHTPLQTGDHGNRRQEERQVV
- a CDS encoding type II toxin-antitoxin system RelE/ParE family toxin, producing the protein MDVRFADNALARLETELSFRGRWPRAVVRAFRKRMQAIRAASDERVFYRLKSFHYEKLAGARSHQHSMRLNNQFRLIVEYEGKPPNKIVVVIAIEDYH
- a CDS encoding nucleotidyltransferase family protein; amino-acid sequence: MTSRMRPPRTLTCSHALRKLAANRLQLKRLGVEKIALYGSVARDEATPQSDVDVLVELAESFLTLVGYMDLCFYLEELFGRRVDVTTFRSIKPHMRDRVLADAVYLEMREDEPVGSGS
- a CDS encoding ABC transporter ATP-binding protein; translation: MTHPYRSGRRRQPDATAVVPRKEGLLTRSSKLISGGYTIKRNHTTYQVVTRQLRAHWHLIAGIIALVIVSTSVSLVTPLLVKRLIDEAIPTGNVALIVPLLIGIIAFPLITMALGAVQNYLRANIGEAVSQSLRRALFNHTLYVKMQDLERIASGRIIRTITKVCGEIGEVYVSNELLPMFTNAVLLLGTLGVMFFLNGRLLLVSLIAFPLSYLFAQRMQHYAEAMDGELHQSREHAMSYLQDVIPGMRTIRAHTAEPHEKARWLEWIKADWRIKAKIVTFHNLVLTLPLDLIQNFAVGLVYGYGAYEVINGRLSIGGLVAFIIYVPRAYIALEGILDGYISTGQAKAAAGRIDSLLSLPSENDESVRASKGPVLSLSRGSARTDSHDAVTAQDTTSPSGATIEFSDVSFDYGREGFGLEDVSFRVEPGEFIGVVGPSGGGKSTVIDLLLRFYEPRSGAILVDGTPVEELPLSHLRGMIGLVPQDVFLWNDSILANLVYPSRQLPSEHVVAAAKAAQLHGFLESLPKGYDTHVGERGLALSGGERQRMAICRAIVEQPRILLLDEATSALDALIDLEIRAALETARRGRTTIVVAHRLVTVMRADRILVLDEGKLVQEGAPRSLREQPGLFQDLYQAQKL